The Bryobacteraceae bacterium genome includes a window with the following:
- a CDS encoding RNA-binding protein, translating into MIRLAAALAALALAAPAPPAPRFTDVTKQAGIVFRHDAQKSGKKFLPETMGAGCAFADLDGDGWPDILLMNPQPVLYRNNRDGTFTDVTASSGIPRLPRWPMGAAVGDYDNDGRPDLYLTALSGDRLLRNEGNLRFRDVTAAASIANTSFGTSAAFFDYDLDGRLDLFVANYVQWTPQTDLFCSLDGVNKSYCTPESYRGVSSRLFRNLGNGRFADVTKEAGLYDPASKSLGVALLDVNNDGWPDLLVANDTQPNKLYRNLKNGRFVEEGVAAGVAFGEDGVARGAMGVDSGDYDRSGRAHLLIGNFSNQMLGLYRNEGNGLFVDEAPRSTVGRASLLRLAFGVFFFDYDLDGWLDLFAANGHIEEEIERVQPKVTYAQPPLLFRNLGKGRFEDVTTKLGPDLQKPLVARGAAWADFDNDGDLDILLTSNHGPAVLYRNDAPPRDHHWVGFRLSGRRSNRSAIGAVVRIETPSGKQWAMVKSGSSYCSASDLIVHFGLGRDTVIRSVEIEWPGGARQRLTGVAPGRYHVIEEHPAS; encoded by the coding sequence GTGATCCGCCTCGCCGCCGCCCTCGCGGCCCTCGCGCTCGCCGCGCCCGCTCCTCCGGCGCCGCGCTTCACTGATGTGACAAAACAGGCCGGAATTGTTTTCCGCCACGACGCCCAGAAATCGGGCAAAAAGTTCCTGCCGGAAACCATGGGCGCCGGCTGCGCCTTTGCCGACCTCGACGGCGACGGCTGGCCGGACATCCTGCTCATGAACCCGCAGCCGGTGCTCTACCGCAACAACCGCGACGGCACATTCACCGATGTCACCGCCTCGAGCGGCATCCCGCGCCTGCCCCGCTGGCCCATGGGCGCCGCCGTCGGCGATTACGACAACGACGGGCGCCCCGACCTCTACCTCACCGCCCTCAGCGGCGACAGGCTTCTCCGCAACGAAGGCAATCTCCGCTTCCGCGACGTCACCGCCGCCGCCAGCATCGCCAACACGTCCTTCGGCACGTCCGCCGCCTTCTTCGATTACGACCTCGACGGACGCCTCGATCTCTTCGTCGCCAATTACGTCCAGTGGACGCCGCAGACCGATCTGTTCTGCTCCCTCGACGGCGTCAACAAGAGCTACTGCACGCCCGAGTCTTACCGCGGCGTCAGCTCCCGCCTCTTCCGCAATCTTGGCAACGGCCGATTCGCCGACGTCACGAAAGAGGCCGGCCTCTACGACCCCGCGTCGAAGTCTCTCGGCGTCGCCCTGCTCGACGTCAACAACGACGGCTGGCCCGATCTTCTGGTCGCCAACGACACGCAGCCCAACAAGCTCTACCGCAACCTGAAAAACGGCCGCTTCGTTGAAGAGGGCGTTGCCGCCGGCGTCGCCTTCGGCGAAGACGGCGTGGCCCGCGGCGCCATGGGCGTCGACTCCGGCGACTACGACCGCTCCGGCCGAGCCCATCTCCTCATCGGAAACTTCTCCAACCAGATGCTCGGCCTCTACCGCAACGAGGGCAACGGTCTCTTTGTCGATGAAGCCCCGCGCTCCACCGTCGGCCGCGCCTCGCTCCTCCGCCTCGCCTTCGGCGTCTTCTTCTTCGATTACGACCTTGACGGCTGGCTCGATCTGTTCGCCGCCAACGGCCATATCGAAGAGGAAATCGAGCGCGTCCAGCCCAAGGTCACGTACGCCCAGCCCCCGCTGCTGTTCCGCAACCTCGGCAAAGGCCGCTTCGAAGACGTCACCACGAAGCTTGGCCCCGATCTCCAGAAGCCTCTCGTCGCCCGCGGCGCCGCCTGGGCCGACTTCGACAACGACGGCGACCTCGACATCCTCCTCACCTCCAATCACGGTCCCGCCGTGCTCTACCGCAATGACGCCCCGCCGCGCGATCACCACTGGGTCGGCTTCCGTCTCTCCGGGCGCCGCTCGAACCGCAGCGCCATCGGCGCCGTCGTCCGCATCGAAACGCCGTCGGGAAAACAGTGGGCCATGGTCAAGTCCGGCTCCAGCTACTGCTCGGCGTCCGACCTCATCGTCCACTTCGGCCTCGGCCGCGACACGGTCATCCGCTCCGTTGAAATAGAATGGCCGGGAGGGGCCCGACAGCGCCTCACCGGCGTTGCGCCGGGCCGGTATCACGTCATCGAGGAACACCCGGCATCATGA
- the moxR gene encoding ATPase AAA — protein MATVDTAALRSQVERFQEVHDALVREVRKVIVGQEEVLEQLMIALFVGGHCLITGMPGTAKTLLVRTMAQTLGLEFRRIQFTPDLMPSDITGTDILEEEPGTGRRIWTFVQGPIFGNVVLADEINRTPPKTQAALLEAMQELSCTVRGNHYNLPRPFFVLATQNPIELEGTYPLPEAQLDRFLFNTLLDYLGEDEELQVIERTTTPAVPDVRPVTNAEEILGFQRLVRMVPIAEEAARHAIALVRATRPRDGSAPDFVKKYVNFGASVRGAQNLVLSAKARALMRGRYHVTFEDIRTLMPPVLRHRILLNFQAESDRLTPDDILARLLDAVQPRRS, from the coding sequence ATGGCCACTGTCGACACGGCGGCTCTGCGGAGCCAGGTGGAGCGCTTCCAGGAAGTCCACGACGCGCTGGTGCGCGAAGTGCGCAAGGTGATCGTCGGACAGGAAGAAGTGCTCGAGCAGCTGATGATCGCCCTCTTCGTCGGCGGCCACTGCCTGATCACGGGCATGCCCGGCACCGCAAAGACGCTGCTCGTCCGCACGATGGCGCAGACGCTGGGGCTCGAGTTCCGGCGCATCCAGTTCACGCCGGACCTCATGCCCAGCGACATCACGGGCACGGACATTCTGGAAGAGGAACCCGGAACGGGGCGCCGCATCTGGACCTTCGTGCAGGGTCCGATCTTCGGCAACGTGGTGCTGGCCGACGAGATCAACCGCACGCCGCCCAAAACGCAGGCGGCGCTGCTCGAGGCGATGCAGGAGCTCTCCTGCACGGTGCGCGGCAATCACTACAATCTCCCGCGCCCGTTCTTCGTTCTCGCCACGCAGAACCCCATCGAGCTGGAAGGCACCTATCCGCTGCCCGAAGCGCAGCTCGACCGCTTCCTCTTCAACACGCTGCTCGACTATCTCGGCGAAGACGAAGAACTGCAGGTCATCGAGCGCACCACCACGCCCGCCGTGCCCGACGTCCGTCCGGTCACCAACGCGGAAGAGATCCTCGGCTTCCAGCGGCTGGTGCGCATGGTTCCGATTGCCGAAGAAGCCGCCCGCCACGCCATCGCGCTGGTCCGCGCGACGCGTCCCCGCGACGGTTCCGCCCCGGATTTCGTGAAGAAATACGTGAACTTCGGCGCAAGCGTCCGCGGCGCGCAGAACCTCGTCCTTTCCGCGAAAGCGCGGGCGCTGATGCGCGGCCGCTATCATGTCACCTTCGAGGACATCCGCACTCTGATGCCGCCCGTTCTGAGGCACCGCATTCTGCTCAACTTCCAGGCCGAAAGCGACCGCCTCACGCCCGACGACATCCTTGCGCGCCTGCTCGACGCCGTCCAGCCCCGGAGGAGCTGA
- a CDS encoding membrane protein, with amino-acid sequence MFEFLFNYPLAVYRKGTLVFSSGWPAALLLLGLAALAAAVFWLFLRRGGLPARRRLALGALEWSVLALLLLLLWQPALSVTVLKPQQNVVAVVFDTSQSMALEERYRQARSLFEDRLAKDLQKRFPIRIYQAGEAPSRLDQLPAEPSAQRTDLGAALRQIASESAMMPVGAVVLLTDGADNGGNLGPETIQALRRARIPVHAVGFGSERIANDIEILDADLPARVLPSSRLMLTATLRQSGFRGKAAKLTVRDGDRVLAQKEIRLPADGDAWRETLPLNAGAAGVKTLEISVQPLDGETNTRNNRVERLVDVRDRKPRILYFEGEPRWEMKFIRRAAEEDAQLDLASIVRTTENRFYRQGIRSPQELERGFPSTVEELFAFQALIIGNVEAGYFTPVQQNLIREFAGRRGGGVLFLGGRSALSDGGWQRSPAAEILPVTLPDRKGTFRREPATVELTRAGAESLLLRLEEDPEKNAARWKALPYLADYQMTGEPKPGATVLAEAIPGVRLRHPLLVTQNYGRGRVALLATSGTWRWQMAQDARDQSHETFWQQLLRWLAGGVEERVTLMTTRQTYSGEEPAVIRAEVRDQNYLPAPGAVVSVHLLGPGGVSDTIELQPARGEPGVYEAQWRAPRPGPYLAEAVAREGTEELGRDTVTFRREDGTREFFRTEQNRELLERLAAQTGGRYYRPDDAQDLAREIELSEAGITVRETRPVWNAPAAFLLLAGLKTAEWLVRRRWGAI; translated from the coding sequence ATGTTCGAATTTCTCTTCAATTATCCGCTCGCCGTCTACCGGAAAGGCACGCTTGTGTTTTCCAGCGGCTGGCCGGCAGCGCTGCTGCTGCTCGGGCTCGCCGCGCTGGCGGCTGCGGTGTTCTGGCTGTTCTTGCGCAGAGGCGGGCTCCCCGCCCGGCGCAGGCTCGCGCTGGGAGCGCTGGAGTGGTCCGTCCTCGCGCTTCTCCTTCTGCTGCTGTGGCAGCCCGCTCTTTCCGTCACGGTGCTGAAGCCGCAGCAGAACGTGGTGGCCGTCGTCTTCGACACGTCGCAGAGCATGGCGCTCGAGGAGCGCTACAGGCAGGCGCGCTCGCTCTTCGAAGACCGCCTGGCCAAAGACCTTCAGAAACGCTTCCCCATCCGCATCTACCAGGCGGGCGAAGCGCCTTCGCGCCTCGATCAGCTTCCGGCTGAACCGTCGGCGCAACGCACGGACCTCGGCGCGGCGCTGCGCCAGATCGCCTCGGAGAGCGCCATGATGCCCGTCGGCGCGGTGGTGCTGCTGACCGACGGCGCCGACAACGGAGGCAATCTGGGCCCCGAAACCATCCAGGCGTTGCGCCGCGCGCGCATCCCCGTGCATGCCGTCGGCTTCGGCTCGGAGCGCATCGCCAACGACATCGAGATCCTCGACGCCGACCTGCCGGCGCGCGTGCTGCCCTCGTCGCGCCTGATGCTGACGGCCACGCTCCGCCAGAGCGGATTCCGTGGAAAGGCAGCGAAGCTGACCGTGCGCGACGGCGATCGCGTGCTCGCCCAGAAGGAGATCCGCCTTCCAGCCGACGGCGACGCCTGGCGCGAGACGCTGCCGCTCAACGCCGGCGCGGCGGGCGTCAAGACTCTGGAGATCAGCGTTCAGCCGCTCGATGGAGAAACCAACACGCGCAACAACCGCGTGGAGCGCCTGGTGGACGTGCGCGACCGCAAGCCGCGCATCCTCTACTTTGAAGGCGAGCCCCGCTGGGAGATGAAATTCATCCGCCGCGCCGCGGAGGAAGATGCGCAGCTGGACCTGGCGAGCATCGTGCGGACGACCGAAAACCGCTTCTACCGCCAGGGCATCCGCTCCCCGCAGGAACTCGAGCGCGGCTTCCCTTCCACGGTCGAAGAGCTCTTCGCCTTCCAGGCGCTGATCATCGGCAACGTCGAAGCCGGCTACTTCACGCCCGTGCAGCAGAACCTGATCCGCGAGTTCGCCGGACGCCGCGGCGGCGGAGTGCTGTTCCTCGGGGGCCGCTCCGCGCTGAGCGACGGAGGCTGGCAGCGCTCGCCCGCCGCCGAGATTCTGCCGGTGACGCTGCCGGACCGCAAGGGCACGTTCCGGCGCGAGCCGGCCACTGTCGAGCTGACGCGCGCCGGCGCCGAGAGCCTTCTGCTGCGCCTTGAAGAAGACCCCGAGAAAAACGCCGCACGCTGGAAGGCCCTGCCGTACCTGGCGGATTATCAGATGACGGGCGAGCCGAAGCCTGGCGCGACGGTGCTCGCGGAAGCCATTCCCGGCGTGCGGCTCCGCCACCCGCTTCTGGTGACGCAGAACTACGGCCGCGGCCGCGTCGCCCTGCTCGCCACCAGCGGCACGTGGCGCTGGCAGATGGCGCAGGACGCGCGCGACCAGAGCCACGAAACATTCTGGCAGCAATTGTTGCGGTGGCTGGCGGGCGGGGTGGAAGAGCGCGTGACGCTGATGACCACGCGCCAGACCTATTCGGGCGAGGAGCCCGCCGTGATCCGGGCCGAGGTCCGCGATCAGAACTACCTGCCCGCCCCGGGCGCGGTGGTCAGCGTGCACCTGCTCGGACCCGGCGGCGTCAGCGACACGATCGAACTGCAGCCCGCGCGCGGCGAGCCGGGGGTGTATGAAGCGCAGTGGCGGGCGCCCCGCCCCGGACCGTACCTGGCCGAGGCCGTGGCGCGCGAAGGCACGGAGGAGCTCGGCCGCGACACCGTCACGTTCCGCCGCGAAGACGGCACGCGCGAGTTCTTCCGGACGGAGCAGAACCGCGAACTGCTGGAGCGGCTCGCCGCGCAGACCGGCGGCCGTTACTACAGGCCGGACGACGCCCAGGATCTTGCCAGGGAAATCGAACTGTCCGAAGCGGGCATCACCGTGCGCGAGACCCGCCCGGTCTGGAATGCGCCCGCGGCATTTCTCCTGCTCGCGGGGCTGAAAACCGCCGAATGGCTCGTCCGGCGGCGCTGGGGGGCCATATGA
- the proS gene encoding proline--tRNA ligase, with protein sequence MLWSRAFIPTLRETPAEAEVVSHQMLLRAGYIRQLGAGIYNYLYLAQRSMLKIQQIIREEMDAIGAQEFHLAALNPAEVWQESGRYEVMGDNLFRLKDRYGRPLCLGMTHEEVMTFIARGELRSYKQLPQIWYQIQTKFRDEPRPKSGLLRVRQFLMKDSYSFDLGPEGLDESYEKHRIAYCRIFDRCGLEYVAVEAHSGAMGGSQSQEFMVATEAGEDYVVLCRQTGYAANLEKAVSRPKPPEAPDPEGDLAPELVHTPDQKSIEEVAGFLGLPQTSLIKTLCLIADSQPVVALLRGDHQLSETKFQSAAGCQEFRPAHPEEMRELFGASAGSLGPVGLKGVRILVDEALRGRKNMVCGANRDDYHLKNVTPDEDFQGEWHDLRQVAPGDTELETGAPLEIIKCVEIGHIFKLGYKYSHAMGLSVLDQNGVETPVIMGSYGIGVERVLCAAVELYSDKDGMALPVSIAPFEVVLTPVKSSDPALREAADRLYAELQKAGVDVLYDDRDLSPGVKFKDADLIGIPFRVNLGRKLAEGKLELVNRRTREVAEIPAEGAAAAIREAIERARPQARH encoded by the coding sequence ATGCTGTGGTCCCGCGCTTTCATTCCAACGCTCCGTGAAACGCCCGCGGAGGCGGAAGTTGTCAGCCATCAGATGCTGCTGCGCGCCGGCTATATCCGCCAGCTCGGCGCCGGAATTTACAATTACCTGTATCTCGCCCAGCGGTCCATGCTGAAAATCCAGCAGATCATCCGCGAGGAAATGGACGCCATCGGGGCGCAGGAATTTCACCTGGCCGCGCTGAATCCCGCGGAAGTCTGGCAGGAATCCGGCCGTTACGAGGTGATGGGAGACAACCTGTTCCGGCTGAAAGACCGCTACGGACGGCCGCTTTGCCTTGGAATGACGCATGAAGAAGTGATGACGTTCATCGCCCGGGGCGAGCTGCGTTCCTACAAGCAGTTGCCGCAGATCTGGTATCAGATCCAGACGAAATTCCGCGACGAGCCGCGGCCGAAATCGGGCCTGCTGCGGGTGCGGCAGTTCCTCATGAAGGACTCCTACTCGTTCGACCTCGGTCCCGAGGGGCTGGACGAGTCCTACGAGAAGCACCGCATCGCTTACTGCCGGATCTTCGACCGCTGCGGACTGGAGTATGTGGCCGTGGAAGCGCACTCCGGCGCGATGGGCGGCTCGCAGTCGCAGGAGTTCATGGTCGCGACGGAAGCGGGCGAGGATTATGTCGTGCTGTGCCGGCAGACCGGCTACGCGGCGAACCTGGAGAAGGCGGTGTCGCGCCCGAAGCCGCCGGAGGCGCCGGATCCGGAAGGAGACCTCGCACCGGAACTCGTGCACACGCCGGACCAGAAGTCGATCGAGGAGGTGGCGGGCTTCCTCGGGCTGCCGCAGACGTCGCTGATCAAGACGCTGTGCCTGATCGCCGACAGCCAGCCCGTCGTGGCGCTGCTGCGGGGCGACCATCAGCTGTCGGAGACGAAGTTCCAGTCGGCAGCCGGGTGCCAGGAGTTCCGTCCGGCGCATCCGGAAGAGATGCGGGAGCTGTTCGGCGCGTCCGCCGGCTCGCTGGGGCCGGTTGGGCTGAAGGGCGTGCGGATTCTGGTCGACGAGGCGTTGCGCGGGCGCAAGAACATGGTCTGCGGCGCGAACAGGGATGACTACCACCTGAAGAACGTCACGCCGGACGAGGATTTTCAGGGCGAATGGCACGATCTGCGCCAGGTGGCGCCGGGAGACACGGAGCTCGAAACCGGCGCGCCTCTGGAGATCATCAAGTGCGTCGAGATCGGCCACATTTTCAAGCTGGGCTACAAGTACTCGCACGCGATGGGGCTGAGCGTGCTGGACCAGAACGGCGTGGAAACGCCGGTGATCATGGGCAGCTACGGGATCGGCGTCGAGCGCGTGCTGTGCGCGGCGGTGGAGCTGTATTCGGACAAGGACGGCATGGCGCTGCCCGTGTCGATCGCGCCGTTCGAAGTGGTGCTGACCCCGGTCAAGAGCAGCGACCCCGCGCTGCGGGAAGCGGCGGACCGGCTGTATGCGGAGCTGCAGAAGGCTGGCGTGGACGTGCTCTATGACGACCGCGACCTGAGCCCCGGGGTGAAGTTCAAGGACGCCGATCTGATCGGCATCCCCTTCCGCGTGAATCTGGGGCGGAAGCTGGCCGAGGGAAAGCTGGAGCTGGTGAACCGGCGCACGCGCGAGGTGGCCGAGATTCCCGCGGAAGGCGCGGCGGCTGCCATCCGCGAAGCGATCGAGCGGGCGCGTCCGCAGGCGAGGCACTGA
- a CDS encoding amidohydrolase → MLPIVFLAALAAGAQPAAEADLLVVNARIYATARAKPVSAMAVKDGRVVALGDAALRHAGPSTKRLDLAGAAVFPSFIDSHAHMRGLGALLESRDLRNVKSVAEIAAYVKERAAAAPKGEWIVARNWDQTNWGGAFPSAKDLDSAAPDHPVFLSRVDGHAAWVNSLALKLAGIDDWTPDPPGGKIIRDAQGRATGVLIDRAMGLVRDKMPPPSHAQIKRQLELAARECARLGLAGVHDAGVSAEDLRAYRELLAEGRLPIRIYAMIGGAGPLWREYLRKGPEIGPFLTVRAIKLYADGALGSRGAALWQPYSDDKQNTGLLITPKEEIEKVAREAVQHGFQVCTHAIGDRANRIVLDAYAAALGGANDRRFRIEHAQVVSLPDFRLFREYSVIPAIQAAHATSDMRWAEARLGPDRVAGAYAWKRFLALGIPVPNGSDFPVEEPNPFFGFHASITRQDREGNPPGGWMPDQKMSREEALESWTIHAAYAAFEEKVRGTLEPGKYADFIVLDRDLLTIPPKEILQARVRMHYIGGRLASGGQ, encoded by the coding sequence ATGCTCCCCATTGTATTCCTTGCGGCGCTCGCCGCCGGGGCGCAGCCGGCGGCGGAAGCGGATCTGCTGGTGGTCAACGCGCGGATCTACGCGACGGCGCGCGCGAAGCCGGTTTCCGCCATGGCAGTGAAGGACGGCCGCGTCGTGGCGCTGGGCGATGCGGCTCTGCGGCACGCGGGTCCTTCAACGAAGCGGCTGGATCTGGCCGGAGCGGCGGTGTTTCCTTCCTTCATCGACTCGCACGCCCACATGCGCGGGCTGGGAGCGCTGCTCGAATCGCGCGATCTGCGGAATGTGAAATCCGTGGCGGAGATCGCCGCCTACGTGAAGGAGCGGGCGGCAGCCGCGCCCAAAGGCGAGTGGATCGTGGCGCGGAACTGGGACCAGACGAACTGGGGCGGCGCGTTTCCGTCGGCGAAGGATCTCGACAGCGCCGCGCCGGACCACCCGGTCTTCCTTTCGCGGGTGGACGGGCATGCGGCGTGGGTGAACTCGCTGGCGCTGAAGCTGGCGGGAATCGACGACTGGACGCCGGATCCGCCGGGAGGCAAGATCATCCGCGACGCGCAGGGGCGGGCCACCGGAGTCCTGATCGACCGGGCGATGGGGCTCGTCCGGGACAAAATGCCGCCGCCGTCGCATGCGCAGATCAAACGGCAGCTCGAACTGGCGGCGCGCGAGTGCGCGCGGCTGGGGCTGGCGGGCGTGCATGACGCGGGCGTTTCGGCCGAGGATCTGCGCGCCTACCGCGAGCTGCTGGCGGAAGGCAGACTGCCGATCCGGATTTACGCCATGATCGGCGGCGCGGGACCGCTGTGGCGGGAGTATCTCCGGAAGGGGCCGGAAATCGGGCCGTTTCTGACCGTGCGCGCCATCAAGCTGTATGCAGACGGAGCGCTGGGATCGCGCGGGGCGGCCCTGTGGCAGCCCTACTCGGACGATAAACAGAACACGGGGCTGCTGATCACTCCGAAGGAGGAGATCGAGAAAGTGGCGCGCGAGGCGGTTCAGCACGGATTCCAGGTCTGCACGCACGCCATCGGCGACCGGGCCAACCGGATCGTGCTGGACGCATATGCGGCGGCTCTGGGCGGCGCCAACGACCGCCGGTTCCGGATCGAACACGCGCAGGTGGTGTCGCTGCCGGACTTCCGGCTGTTCAGGGAATACTCGGTGATCCCGGCCATCCAGGCTGCGCACGCCACCAGCGACATGCGCTGGGCCGAGGCGCGGCTGGGCCCGGACCGCGTGGCGGGCGCGTACGCGTGGAAGAGGTTCCTTGCGCTGGGAATTCCGGTTCCCAACGGCAGTGATTTTCCGGTGGAAGAGCCGAATCCTTTCTTCGGATTTCATGCATCCATCACGCGGCAGGACAGGGAGGGAAATCCGCCGGGCGGCTGGATGCCGGACCAGAAAATGAGCCGGGAAGAAGCGCTGGAATCCTGGACCATTCACGCGGCCTATGCAGCGTTTGAAGAAAAAGTCCGGGGCACGCTCGAGCCGGGCAAATACGCGGATTTCATCGTGCTGGACCGGGATCTTCTGACGATTCCTCCAAAGGAAATCCTGCAGGCGCGGGTCAGAATGCACTACATTGGCGGGCGCCTGGCGTCCGGGGGCCAATGA
- a CDS encoding 2-dehydro-3-deoxygluconokinase: MSQAPVVTFGEIMLRLAPPGFERLLMSPSLVATFGGGEANVAVSVANFGHPARYVTVLPDNPITDAFIYQMRGFGIDTSFIRRAPGRFGIYFVEPGANQRPSKVVYDRAHSSIAQAKPGDLDWKAIFAGAGWFHITGITPALSQSAADLALEAVRTARDMGVPVSCDLNYRKNLWKYGKSAQEVMTEIVRYVDYAIANEEDCQKSLGIQIDVDVHSGKLDQEQYKSLAEKVLAAYPNLRLIAITLRESFSASHNGWSACLHDRKEFLVSRRYDITHIVDRVGGGDAFAGGLIYGILNLPSLRDALEFAVAASCLKHSVPGDFNRFTRAEVEALLKEGGSGRVQR, translated from the coding sequence ATGTCCCAGGCCCCTGTAGTCACCTTCGGTGAAATCATGCTCCGGCTCGCGCCTCCCGGTTTCGAGCGGCTCCTCATGTCGCCTTCGCTCGTCGCCACCTTCGGCGGCGGCGAGGCCAACGTCGCCGTCTCGGTCGCCAACTTCGGCCATCCGGCGCGCTACGTCACCGTCCTGCCCGACAACCCCATCACCGACGCTTTCATTTACCAGATGCGCGGCTTCGGCATCGACACGTCATTCATCCGCCGCGCCCCCGGACGCTTCGGCATCTACTTCGTCGAACCCGGCGCCAACCAGCGGCCTTCCAAAGTCGTCTACGACCGCGCCCACTCCTCCATCGCCCAGGCCAAACCCGGCGATCTGGACTGGAAAGCCATCTTCGCCGGCGCCGGCTGGTTCCACATCACCGGCATTACGCCCGCCCTCTCGCAGTCGGCGGCGGATCTCGCTCTGGAAGCCGTCAGGACAGCCCGCGACATGGGCGTGCCCGTCTCCTGCGATCTCAACTACCGCAAGAACCTCTGGAAATACGGCAAGTCCGCGCAGGAAGTGATGACCGAAATCGTCCGCTACGTCGATTACGCCATCGCCAACGAGGAAGACTGCCAGAAATCGCTCGGCATCCAGATCGACGTCGACGTCCACTCCGGCAAGCTCGATCAGGAACAGTACAAAAGCCTGGCTGAAAAAGTCCTCGCCGCTTACCCCAATCTCAGGCTCATCGCCATCACCCTGCGCGAAAGCTTCTCCGCCTCCCACAACGGCTGGTCCGCCTGCCTCCACGACCGCAAAGAATTTCTGGTCAGCCGCCGATACGACATCACCCACATCGTCGACCGCGTCGGCGGCGGCGACGCCTTCGCCGGAGGGCTCATCTACGGCATCCTCAATCTGCCGTCCCTGCGCGACGCGCTCGAGTTCGCCGTCGCCGCTTCCTGTCTGAAGCACTCCGTCCCCGGCGACTTCAATCGCTTCACCCGTGCTGAAGTCGAGGCGCTGCTGAAAGAGGGCGGCAGCGGGCGCGTCCAGCGCTGA